One Ancylobacter novellus DSM 506 genomic window, ACGCAGGGAACCCGCGGCGGGCGCGGGCGTTACTGCTGCGGGTCAGGCCGCGCCTTCCGTGCGCTGGGTCGGGCCGGGGCCAAGGCCGCGTATCAGGGGCACCTGTACGGCCAAGTTCTGGAGAGGACATCATGCTCAGGATCGTTGCTATTTCCGCCGTCGCGCTCAGCCTCGCGGCCTGCACCACCACGCAGCAGCGCACGGCGGGCGGTGCCCTGATCGGTGCCGGTACCGGCGCGGTGATCGGCGGCATCGCCGGCGGCGGAACGGGCGCGGCGTGGGGCGCGGGCGCCGGCGCCGTGGCTGGTGGCGTGATCGGTGCCGCGACCTCGCCCGGAGACTGTTACACCTATGATCGCTACGGCCGCCGCATAGCGGTGCGCTGCTGACGGCAGCAAGGACTTCCGGGCGGCAGTCCCGGATGACACCAAGTCTAGGGAAGAAGGACGGCCCCCATGCGGGGCCGTTCGCATAGGGGGCGACACGCTATCCGGCTATTGGCTCGCCCACAGCACGCGGGCGATCCAGGCGATCTCGCCTTCCTGGAACACCCGGTCGGCGTGCTCGGGGTTGAGCGAGCGCAATTCGACCGTCTTGGCGGTGCGGCGCTTGAGCTCCTTGGCCATCACCTCGCCCTCGCGGGTCTTCACGATCACCCGGTCGCCGCGCCTTGTGGCCGCCGCCGGCGAGACCACGACGACGTCGCCGTCGCGGTAGAGCGGCAGCATGGAATCGCCGGCGATCTCCAGCGCATAGGCATGCTCGTCGCCGACATTGGGAAACTCGATCTCGTCCCAGGCGCCACCGACCGGGAAGCCGGCATCGTCGAAATAGCCGCCGCGGCCGGCTTGGGCGAAACCGATGAGCGGGATGGCCCGCCGCGTGCCGCCGCCGATCAGCGCCATGAAGTCGTCGAGGCTGGCGCCGGTCGCGGCGAGGATCTTGGCGATGCTCTCGGTGGAGGGCCAGCGCGCGCGCCCGTCCGGCTGCTCGCGCTTGGAGCGGTTGAAGGTGGTGGGGTCCAGCCCCGCCCGCTTGGCGAGCGCGGAGGCGCTCAGCCCGTGGCGCTCCGCCAACTGGTCGATGGCCCGCCAGATCTGGGCGTGGGTCAGCATGGGAGTCCCGCGAATCGGAATTATATCAGCAAAATAGGAATTATACCCTATCGCGGTTGAAGTCCAGTCGCCTCTGGACAGACCGGCCGCGCCACCTAGGATGCCCGCCCGACCAACGCAGGAGTCGCGCCATGCTGGCCAAGAACGAAGAGCGCGAAGCCACCCGGGCACTGCTGGCGAGCGCCGCGCGCCATGCGAGCGCCTTCCGCGCCGCCGATCCGCTCCGCCATGCGCCGAGCTTCACCTATGAAGAGGCGGTCGTCGCCTTCGACGGCGCGCTGAGCGAAGAGGGCGAGCCGGCGGGCGAGGTGCTCGACGATCTCGTCCGCCGCGCCGGGCCGGGCTTGAGCGCGACCACCGGGCCGCGCTTCTTCGGCTGGGTGATCGGCGGCTCGCATCCCGTGGGCCTCGCCGCCGACTGGCTGACCGCCGCCTGGGGCCAGAACGCCGCCAACCATGTCGCCGCCCCCGCGGCAGCGGCGGCCGAGACTGTGGCGGCGCGTTGGCTGCTCGATGTGCTGCGCCTGCCGGAGGAGGCTTCGGTCGGCTTCGTCACCGGTGCCACCATGGCCAATTTCGTCGGCCTCGCCGCCGCCCGTGGCGAGGTGCTGCGCCGCGTCGGCTGGGACGTCGAGGAAGACGGGCTCGCCGGCGCGCCGCCGGTGCGCGTGGTCATCGGCGACGACGCCCATGCCAGCGTCTTCTCCGCCCTGCAATATCTCGGCTTCGGCCGCTCAAACCTCATTCGCGTCGCCACGGACGCGCAGGGCGCCATGCGCGCAGACGCCTTCGAACGGGCGCTGCCGGAGAGCGGCCCCGTCATCGTCGTGACGCAGGCGGGGCAGATCAACACCGGCGCCTTCGACCCGCACGAGGCGATCGTCCCGCTCGCCAAGGCGCGCGGCGCCTGGGTGCATGTCGACGGCGCCTTCGGTCTGTGGGCGCGCGCCTGCCCGAAAAAGGCCGACCTCGCGGCCGGCGTCGAGCTGGCGGATTCCTGGGCGACGGACGGTCATAAATGGCTGCAGACTCCCTATGATTGCGGCTACGCCATCGTGCGCGACGCCGAGGCGCACCGTCGGGCGATGACGATCGCGGCGAGCTATCTGCCGCCGGTGAGTGGCACCGAGCGCGACCCCTCCCATTATGTGCCCGAGCTGTCGCGCCGCGCGCGCGGTTTCGCCACCTGGGCGCTGCTGCGCCATCTCGGCCGTGCCGGCGTCGCGGCGATGGTCGCGGCCAATTGCGAGCAGGCCCGGCTGATGGCCGAGCTGCTGCGCGCCGAGCCCGGCATCGCCGTGCTCAACGAGGTGGTTCTCAATCAGGTGCTGCTGCGCTTCGGCGCGGAGGCGGACGACGCGGCGGGCGACGCACTCACCCTCGCGACCATTTCCGCCATCCAGGCGGAGGGCACCTGCTTCGCCGGCGGGGCGAAATGGCGCGGG contains:
- a CDS encoding YMGG-like glycine zipper-containing protein — encoded protein: MLRIVAISAVALSLAACTTTQQRTAGGALIGAGTGAVIGGIAGGGTGAAWGAGAGAVAGGVIGAATSPGDCYTYDRYGRRIAVRC
- a CDS encoding S24 family peptidase, whose amino-acid sequence is MLTHAQIWRAIDQLAERHGLSASALAKRAGLDPTTFNRSKREQPDGRARWPSTESIAKILAATGASLDDFMALIGGGTRRAIPLIGFAQAGRGGYFDDAGFPVGGAWDEIEFPNVGDEHAYALEIAGDSMLPLYRDGDVVVVSPAAATRRGDRVIVKTREGEVMAKELKRRTAKTVELRSLNPEHADRVFQEGEIAWIARVLWASQ
- a CDS encoding pyridoxal phosphate-dependent decarboxylase family protein, encoding MLAKNEEREATRALLASAARHASAFRAADPLRHAPSFTYEEAVVAFDGALSEEGEPAGEVLDDLVRRAGPGLSATTGPRFFGWVIGGSHPVGLAADWLTAAWGQNAANHVAAPAAAAAETVAARWLLDVLRLPEEASVGFVTGATMANFVGLAAARGEVLRRVGWDVEEDGLAGAPPVRVVIGDDAHASVFSALQYLGFGRSNLIRVATDAQGAMRADAFERALPESGPVIVVTQAGQINTGAFDPHEAIVPLAKARGAWVHVDGAFGLWARACPKKADLAAGVELADSWATDGHKWLQTPYDCGYAIVRDAEAHRRAMTIAASYLPPVSGTERDPSHYVPELSRRARGFATWALLRHLGRAGVAAMVAANCEQARLMAELLRAEPGIAVLNEVVLNQVLLRFGAEADDAAGDALTLATISAIQAEGTCFAGGAKWRGRWAMRISVSNAVTTQEDIRLSAEAIIRCWRSVASSAARG